GGGCGGCGGGGGGAGCCGAGGGGCAGGAGTATCCCTGGGGGAAGGACTTCGAGGCCTGGCGGGCCAATACCGGAGAGAGCGCGCTCGGACGGCCTTCGCCGGTGTCGATGTCCCCGGGCGGAGTGTCGGCGGAAGAGGTGTGGGATCTAACGGCGAATGTCTGGGAATGGTCGCTGGAGAAAGAAGAGGACAGATGGCCTTGGCTGCTGGGCGGCGCATACTATCGAGATAGCGATAGCTCTGGAACGTCCGCGCGCTTCAGGGTTCCCCCGGGCGGCGGGTACGACTATGTCGGATTTCGTTGTGTGTGTTCTCCTGTCTCTCGTGCTGATTCTGAATCCTGAGTTCTGGGTTTCTGATTTCTGGATGCTGTATTCTTCCCAATGCCGCGCCGGCTCACGGCCGGCGCGGCGGGGCCTGGCCGGAACGTCCGCGCGCAACAGGAATCACCCGAACGACAGGAACAACAATGTCGGATTTCGTTGTGTGTGTTCTCACGCCTTTCGCTGGCTGGAAGCCGGAATTGGGCGGCGCTGTTTGTACCGCCGTCCCGAGGCAAGCACGAGAGACGGCGCGGCCTGGTCCCGGCCTGCCGGCGCCGCCGGTAGGGCATCTATCGCCGAGGTCCGGCCCCTCGGCTCGTGGGAGCCTCGGGCCGGACCGTCTTACCGCTTACGCCAGCCGCCGAGAAGGCGTCCGATCTCTGCGAGCATCTCGGTCGCGTGGCGCAGCTGGCCGTCCGACAGAAAGCCCATCTCGTGTGCCAGGAGCAGGCTGCGCCGCAGACCGGTGAGGGCGATGTCCGCCTCCAGAAGCCGATCTTTCTGATTCTCTCGGTCCACTGCAGCGGTGACCAACTGGTCTTCCAATCGGAAGGCCTGCTGAAGAATGCGCTGGGCTAGGCCGAATCGTTGATCCCGAGGGAAACGCCGCGTAGTGCGAACGACCCAGATCAACAAAACCTGCATTCGAGAGAAAATCGGCGAGTCCCTGCTCGGTTTCATTCTCGGGGATCCCGTGGTGGTCGGATGGGGTGCTGCTCAAAGAGTCGGCGCCGCAAGCCATAGGTATTTCCGAAGGCAGCGTGGTTGACCCAGCCTCGGATCGAAGATCGAAGCTCGATCCGTCCGATTCTGCCTAGTTGGTAGGCTCCCAAGAGCTTTTTGAGCCGTCTTCGGTACGCGATCCCTTTTCGCCTCTTGAGCCGCTTGTGGTGCGGGTAGACGACAAATCCCAGGAAAGGGATCCCTTCGGTGACCGGTCGTGTCTGACATCGGGTTTCATGGAGAGTCAAGCGGAGACCGGCGGCCTTTGCGATCAACTCTCGCCTCCAGCGCCCCAACGTCCTTTTGTCGTCCGCGAAGAGCAGGAGATCATCTACGAACCGGACGTAGCCGCCGCAGCGCAGCCGTCGTTTGATGAAGTGGTCCAGGGGATCGAGATAGACGTTGGCCCAGAACTGACTCGTCAGATTGCCGATGGGCAGACCCCGAGGCCGGTTGACGGCGAAGAGATCGTCACCGGGAAAGAAGCGCATTCGATACGAGTCTCGATGAATTCTCTTCCCCGAATCGAGAATTTGGCGGCACAGCTCGATCACATCCCGGTCGCGAACGACTCGCTCCAGCGTTTGAAGTAGGATCTGATGATCCACCGCCGGGAAGAACTGTTCCACATCAGCCTGAAGCACGAATCGGTACCGCCGGGCAAATTCCTGGCACCTGTCGATAGCGGCATGATTGCCGCGGCCTTTACGGTTCGCATAGCTGTCGATGATGAAGCGCCGCTCGAAGATGGGTTCGAGAAGATTGACCAGTGCGTGGTGAACAATGCGATCCCGGAAGCAGGCTGCGCTGATCAGCCGCTTTTTCGGATCATGAATGAAGAAGCTGTGGTAAGGACCGGGCTGATAGCTCTTGGCAGCCAATTCAGCCTGAAGTACTAACAGTGACTCCGGCGCGGTCAGCTCGAAGGACGCTGCTGCTGGCAGGTTTCTCTTGCCGCGCCGCGCCTTGCGCCAAGCTCTGAGCAGGCTCGGCCAGGAATGGATCTGGGAATATAGGTCTTCGTGTCCCATCTCGGCCACTGCCTTAGGAAGCAGTGATAAATTCGGTAAAATTCCATTGCAAGCTTACATGGGATTGGCCACCTCGCTGATCGTCGAGAGCAGCGACTGCTGAGAGGTTCCGCGCCCTCCCCTCTCGCTTGACTTCACAGACTCCGGGAGTAGGAGAGCTTCTGCCATGCCCAACTCACCCGCCCCCGCCGCCTTCATCAGCTACGTCCGCCGGGACGACGAGCACGAAGGGGGAAAGCTCGTCGAGCTGTGCGAGCGGCTGGCGGAGGAGGTGCGGATGCAGTCGGGGGAAGAGTTCCCGCTCTTTGTCGACCGCAAGAACATCGGCTGGGGGGAAGCTTGGAAGGAGCGGATCGATGGCGCCCTGGATGCCACGTCTTTTCTGATCCCCATCATCACCCCGAGCTACTTCAAGCGAAAAGCCTGCCGGGAGGAGCTGGAGCGCTTTGCCGAGCGCGAGAAGAGGCTTCGAGAGCAGGGATTGCTGGGGCCGACGCAGCTGCTCATCCTGCCCATCTACTACCTACGCACGCCGCTGCTGGAGAGCGAGGAGAAGCGCGCCGACGACCCGCTGGCGCAGCTGGTGGCGAGCCGCCAGCGAGGGGATTGGCGGGACCTGCGTCACGAAGAACTGGGATCCAAGGCGGTCAACGAGCGGCTGGCGGAGTTCGCGGAGCAGATCTGCGAAGCGTTGGAGGAACTGGGGGACTTCTCCGCTGAAGCTCCAGCCGCCGCGAGCCCGGAGCTTCTCCCCGCGGAGGTGCGTTACCTCCGCCGGGTTGCCGCCGACTGCGACCGTCTGCCGCTGGCGGAAGAAGCCCGGGAAGTCGGTGATCGCAAGCTGGTGCGGCCGTCGTTGGGGCGGGTCTACGTGGAGCTGGAGACGACGCTGGCGGCGGATGCGGCCCTGGCGGCAGGGCGTTTGGGAGTCGCAGAGGAGCCATTAGAGAAAGCCTTGAAGGAGCTGTGGCAGGAAGAAGGAAAGGGGCCGCGAGGCTTCGCCTCCGGCGATGGCTCGATCCTGTCGGGAATGAATCGAAAAGTGCTCGAACGGCTCTCGAAGCAGCTTGGGAGAAAAGTCGACCCACAGCTCCTGTCGCAGGCGCTAAAGCCCCTCTCGGTCCGCGACGCTTTGGGCCGCTTCCGCTCGCTAGTTCTTCTGGGCGATCCTGGCTCGGGCAAGTCCACCTTCATCAACCATCTTACCCACCGTCGGGCTCAGGCCTTGTTGGGTGATGACGACCAGGCCGCTGGCTTCCCCCTCCGAGTGCTTCTCCGCAAATGGCATCCGCCCGAGAACGGCCAAGAAGAACCTGCCGAGGGTGCCGAGCTGATCTACCGGCTGCTGGAGCAGAGCGTGCCGGGGCTGGAGCGGGATCGGCTGCTCGAACGGCTGGAAGACGAGGACACGCTGGTGATCCTCGACGGTCTGGACGAGGTGCCGGCGGCAGAGGAAGCCGAGGAGGACCGGCGGCGAAAGCTGGTGGCAGCGGTGGAAAGCTTGGCGGTGGCTCACCCGTGCCGGTTGCTGGTGACCTGCCGCGTCAAGCCCTATGAAGATCCCGCCTACCAATTAGAGTCCTTTATCGACGTTACCCTGGCGCCTCTGGACGACGAGCGGATCCGCACGTTCGTGCACCGCTGGTATGAGGAGCTGGCGCGCATCGGACGGCTCCAGCCCGAGGACGCTGAGGAACGGCGGGAGCGGTTACTACAGGCTCTGGGGGATCGGCCGGTGCTGCGCCAGATGGCCGAGACGCCGCTGCTGCTCACCATGCTGGCGCGGGTCAACGCGCGGGCGGTGCTGCCGGACAACCGCGCCGAGCTCTATCGCGAATGCGTCGAGCAGCTCCTGTGGGAGTGGGAGCGGCAGAAGAGCGAGGGCGGCTTGGAGAGCTTGGTGAGCCTGCTCGAAGAGCCCGGCGTCGACCTCGACCGGGCGGACGTGGAGCGGGTCCTGTGGCGGCTGACCTACGCAGCCCACGGCGGCGAGGCAGATGCGCAGATCGGTGCCGGCCGGCTACGCGAGGCGCTGGCGGAGATCCACCCGCGGAAACACCACGGCTGGAGCTGGGCGAGCCGGGTGGTGGAGCTGATGCGCGAGCGCGGCGGCCTGCTGGTGGAGAAGGAGATCGATACTTTCTCCTTTCCGCATCGGAGCTTCCAGGAGTATTTGGCGGCGCGCTGGCTGCTGGAGGAGGAGAATTGGACCGTCGAGGCTCGCAAGCTGGCTTCCCGCGATACCTGGCGCGAGGTGCTGCTGCTGGCCTGCGGGCACCTGCGCTCCCAGGGCAGCTACCAGGATGTTCAAACCCTGCTCTCCGAGCTCATCGAAGGCGTCGAAGGACCTGAGGAGGGCGCTGCTGCCGAGGGCGCTGCGGTCCGCCTGATCCTGCTGGCCGGTGCCGTCTGGGTCGAGTTCGGGCCGCACCGGGCGGTGGGGGAGACGGGCAAGCGGCTCCGGCAGAGTATCCCGGAGCTGCTCCAACCGGTGATGGTGCACAAGGAGGTGGCGCAGAAGCAGCGCCTCGAAGCGGGGCTGGCGCTCTCGGACTTGGGAGTGTTGCCGGAGGATCTCGACGACTGGGTGGAGATCCCGGCGGACGCGTTGGAGTACTCGTTCAAGATTGGAAAATACCCGGTGACCAACGCTCAATTTCGGAGGTTCGTGGAGGCTGGGGGGTACAACCTGGAGCGGGAGTGGTGGAGCGAGGAGGCGAAGCGGGAGATTGTGGACTTCGAGCAGAAGTTCGGGGAAGGCGAATGGCCCCAGCATCCGCGCCTCTGGGGCAACCGCACCTACAACCGGGCTAACCTGCCGGTGGTTGGCGTCAGCTGGTACGAGGCGCAGGCCTATTGT
This is a stretch of genomic DNA from Acidobacteriota bacterium. It encodes these proteins:
- a CDS encoding reverse transcriptase domain-containing protein encodes the protein MGHEDLYSQIHSWPSLLRAWRKARRGKRNLPAAASFELTAPESLLVLQAELAAKSYQPGPYHSFFIHDPKKRLISAACFRDRIVHHALVNLLEPIFERRFIIDSYANRKGRGNHAAIDRCQEFARRYRFVLQADVEQFFPAVDHQILLQTLERVVRDRDVIELCRQILDSGKRIHRDSYRMRFFPGDDLFAVNRPRGLPIGNLTSQFWANVYLDPLDHFIKRRLRCGGYVRFVDDLLLFADDKRTLGRWRRELIAKAAGLRLTLHETRCQTRPVTEGIPFLGFVVYPHHKRLKRRKGIAYRRRLKKLLGAYQLGRIGRIELRSSIRGWVNHAAFGNTYGLRRRLFEQHPIRPPRDPRE
- the avd gene encoding diversity-generating retroelement protein Avd, giving the protein MKPSRDSPIFSRMQVLLIWVVRTTRRFPRDQRFGLAQRILQQAFRLEDQLVTAAVDRENQKDRLLEADIALTGLRRSLLLAHEMGFLSDGQLRHATEMLAEIGRLLGGWRKR
- a CDS encoding SUMF1/EgtB/PvdO family nonheme iron enzyme, with the translated sequence MPNSPAPAAFISYVRRDDEHEGGKLVELCERLAEEVRMQSGEEFPLFVDRKNIGWGEAWKERIDGALDATSFLIPIITPSYFKRKACREELERFAEREKRLREQGLLGPTQLLILPIYYLRTPLLESEEKRADDPLAQLVASRQRGDWRDLRHEELGSKAVNERLAEFAEQICEALEELGDFSAEAPAAASPELLPAEVRYLRRVAADCDRLPLAEEAREVGDRKLVRPSLGRVYVELETTLAADAALAAGRLGVAEEPLEKALKELWQEEGKGPRGFASGDGSILSGMNRKVLERLSKQLGRKVDPQLLSQALKPLSVRDALGRFRSLVLLGDPGSGKSTFINHLTHRRAQALLGDDDQAAGFPLRVLLRKWHPPENGQEEPAEGAELIYRLLEQSVPGLERDRLLERLEDEDTLVILDGLDEVPAAEEAEEDRRRKLVAAVESLAVAHPCRLLVTCRVKPYEDPAYQLESFIDVTLAPLDDERIRTFVHRWYEELARIGRLQPEDAEERRERLLQALGDRPVLRQMAETPLLLTMLARVNARAVLPDNRAELYRECVEQLLWEWERQKSEGGLESLVSLLEEPGVDLDRADVERVLWRLTYAAHGGEADAQIGAGRLREALAEIHPRKHHGWSWASRVVELMRERGGLLVEKEIDTFSFPHRSFQEYLAARWLLEEENWTVEARKLASRDTWREVLLLACGHLRSQGSYQDVQTLLSELIEGVEGPEEGAAAEGAAVRLILLAGAVWVEFGPHRAVGETGKRLRQSIPELLQPVMVHKEVAQKQRLEAGLALSDLGVLPEDLDDWVEIPADALEYSFKIGKYPVTNAQFRRFVEAGGYNLEREWWSEEAKREIVDFEQKFGEGEWPQHPRLWGNRTYNRANLPVVGVSWYEAQAYCAWRTRELRAAGKLLSGEEIRLPTLAEWQRAAGGAEGQLYPWGKDFEAWRANTEESGLGRPSPVSMYPGGVSAEGAWDLAGNVWEWSLEKDDNGLPWLKGGTFYWDSENAKSSARFRYHPYDWIYNVVFRCVCSPVSRAGSES